One window from the genome of Haloprofundus halobius encodes:
- a CDS encoding Single-stranded DNA binding protein, giving the protein MQVDDHAEELASALGVDKEEVTRDLENLLQYSVPIEEAKQSVRRKYGGSGGGGATPTSKSVADITPEDGSVTVTAKVLTVGTRSIRYQGKDQTIREGELADESGKISYTAWTDFGFEAGDTITIGNANVREWDGRPELNLGESSSVAVASESIATDYEVGGDSTLLDLEPGDRGRNVEVQVLEVEERTIDGRDGETEILSGVLADESARLPFTDWNPRAEVTEGANLRIEDVYIREFRGVPSVNLSEFTTVTELADPVEVRDAAPRMRIDEAVDAGGMFDVELVGNVIAVRDGSGLIERCPECGRVVQNGQCRSHGNVDGEDDLRVKAILDDGTDTVTVVLDAEATSEVYGGGIEDAKQAARDAMDKEVVADDIREKLVGLEHRVRGNLSVDEYGANLDASEFEETDDDPTERARSVLADLTAADSSTANEEVAR; this is encoded by the coding sequence ATGCAAGTAGACGACCATGCCGAGGAGCTCGCCTCCGCTCTCGGCGTCGACAAAGAGGAGGTCACACGCGACTTGGAGAACCTGCTGCAGTACAGCGTCCCCATCGAGGAAGCCAAACAGAGCGTCCGCCGGAAGTACGGCGGGAGCGGCGGTGGCGGCGCGACCCCGACCTCGAAGAGCGTCGCCGACATCACTCCCGAGGACGGGAGCGTGACAGTAACTGCGAAGGTGCTCACCGTCGGGACGCGCTCGATTCGCTATCAGGGCAAAGACCAGACGATTCGAGAGGGTGAACTCGCCGACGAGTCCGGAAAAATCTCGTACACCGCATGGACCGACTTCGGCTTCGAGGCCGGAGACACCATCACTATCGGCAACGCGAACGTCCGCGAGTGGGACGGACGACCCGAACTGAACCTCGGCGAGAGCAGCAGCGTCGCCGTCGCCTCCGAGTCGATTGCAACCGACTACGAGGTCGGCGGCGACTCGACGCTCCTCGACCTCGAACCGGGCGACCGCGGCCGCAACGTCGAGGTGCAAGTCCTCGAAGTCGAAGAGCGAACGATCGACGGACGCGACGGCGAGACCGAGATTCTCTCGGGCGTCCTCGCCGACGAGTCTGCTCGGCTGCCCTTCACCGACTGGAACCCTCGCGCGGAGGTCACAGAGGGCGCGAACCTCCGCATCGAAGATGTGTACATCCGCGAGTTCCGCGGCGTCCCCTCCGTGAACCTCTCGGAGTTCACCACCGTCACCGAACTCGCCGACCCGGTCGAGGTCAGAGACGCCGCACCGCGGATGCGAATCGACGAGGCCGTCGACGCCGGCGGGATGTTCGACGTCGAACTCGTCGGCAACGTCATCGCCGTCCGCGACGGCTCCGGCCTCATCGAGCGCTGTCCGGAGTGCGGCCGTGTCGTCCAGAACGGGCAGTGCCGCAGCCACGGTAACGTCGACGGCGAGGACGACCTTCGCGTGAAGGCGATTCTCGACGACGGCACCGATACGGTGACTGTCGTCCTCGACGCCGAGGCGACGAGCGAAGTGTACGGCGGCGGCATCGAAGACGCGAAACAGGCCGCCCGAGACGCGATGGACAAGGAGGTCGTCGCCGACGACATCCGCGAGAAGCTCGTCGGCCTCGAACACCGCGTCCGCGGCAACCTCTCGGTCGACGAGTACGGCGCGAACCTCGACGCCAGTGAGTTCGAGGAGACCGACGACGACCCGACCGAACGTGCCAGAAGCGTCCTCGCGGACCTCACGGCCGCCGACTCCTCGACCGCGAACGAGGAGGTGGCGCGATGA
- a CDS encoding glycosyltransferase family 4 protein translates to MLGWGFPPNVAGGLDTHVGALFDGLEETDIEVELMLPAEYAPEGRENIVGVPTGDGDIVTRIGRISKRFAERAPEFDIVHTHDWFGYGPASRAKQQADVTWVTTFHSLSSDRNIDPPQRELETERRVTDRSDHLLSVSHLLAGNLKEEYGGESTVIHNGFSTPDTTGRDYKAELGIEGPMLLYVGRHTDQKGIAHLLYAIKKLRDSEVTLVVGGKGHLTDQLKRFAELLGVEDQVNFVGYVPEEALGDYYASADVFVSPSLAEPFGITITEALEVGTHVVATDCGVAEILPDDCLVEVDPDSDSIADGIEEALSRDEPPQYERRGWDEVVEETADYYRKLA, encoded by the coding sequence ATGTTGGGATGGGGTTTCCCGCCGAACGTCGCCGGCGGTCTGGACACGCACGTCGGCGCGCTGTTTGATGGGCTCGAAGAGACGGACATCGAGGTTGAACTGATGCTCCCGGCAGAGTACGCCCCCGAGGGCCGCGAGAACATCGTCGGCGTACCGACGGGCGACGGCGACATCGTCACGCGGATCGGCCGCATCAGCAAGCGATTCGCCGAGCGCGCACCCGAGTTCGACATCGTCCACACCCACGACTGGTTCGGCTACGGCCCAGCGTCGCGCGCGAAACAGCAGGCTGACGTGACGTGGGTGACGACGTTCCACTCGCTCTCGTCGGACCGCAACATCGACCCGCCGCAGCGCGAACTGGAGACCGAACGCCGCGTCACCGACCGCTCGGACCACCTCCTCTCTGTGAGCCATCTCCTCGCAGGGAATCTAAAAGAGGAGTACGGTGGCGAGTCGACAGTCATCCACAACGGCTTTTCGACGCCCGACACCACCGGCCGCGACTACAAGGCGGAGTTGGGAATCGAGGGGCCGATGCTGTTGTACGTCGGCCGCCACACCGACCAGAAAGGCATCGCACACCTGCTGTACGCCATCAAGAAGCTCCGGGACTCCGAGGTGACGCTCGTCGTCGGTGGGAAAGGCCACCTGACCGACCAACTGAAGCGGTTCGCCGAACTGCTCGGCGTCGAAGACCAGGTGAACTTCGTCGGCTACGTTCCCGAGGAGGCGCTCGGCGACTACTACGCGTCGGCCGACGTGTTCGTCTCGCCGTCGCTGGCCGAACCGTTCGGTATCACTATCACCGAGGCGCTGGAAGTGGGGACCCACGTCGTCGCTACAGACTGCGGCGTCGCCGAGATTCTCCCCGACGACTGTCTCGTCGAAGTCGACCCGGACTCGGACTCCATCGCCGACGGCATCGAGGAGGCGCTCTCGCGCGACGAACCGCCGCAGTACGAGCGCCGTGGCTGGGACGAAGTCGTCGAGGAGACGGCGGACTACTATCGAAAACTCGCCTGA
- a CDS encoding PKD domain-containing protein, with translation MDTRRIFVVLLVVVAATPSNAVGTSAEPPLAEAGLDQTVERGTTVLLDGTGSRDPDGEIASYRWSIRGPDGRAVVPENASAPRTSFVPDMVGTFDVTLTVADDDGETSTDTLYVTVEPGDSPSVRLTGPEDGVVGHDRRFTAEVTPGAAPLDTVVWRVDGTVVSRRSLSPDAGSVSFEMPFEATGTHDVSATVCDSDNRSDTDSHSISISARTPPSSGGSDRAPDADSNAAVVSGDRVVTETRPLEGAYRVDGVPATDISDVEWYSEQGSVGDGTQLRREWSPGTHSLYAVVRYDDGSREVARFEGDETSVVADPRPNASVADVSLQNGPVSGTAVGDDDFGNLRALSVSLDGTEVASWTGPGDGVEEKRLSFDASATPQEEHVLEVTAVDARGQERTFTRTVVPKGTPEIVSSRFLNTPVDSYHERIDSERYVAYHEMRIDLNGVDPEDVSWDLGPKKDRIVSVADATTQQSNDELVIRSKLYGSIPGIYEVESRVWSKTGGKTDTIESSTDFLEVNQNPPELRVNISYHNEKRVQGDRPVIIDASDSFDPDGTAIQYRWRDDMEPGPAEISIGDATNLDSMRITILDGYGNSVSKTEGLENYYTPQISEVSVADEKDVYLPEETVELRVISQEYTRIGNPNRIDIRAEILGHGDAVITNWFREVRTVTDNHDGEQRWTGTIEVPASALQDGANNPSIQIYNAENPETTIRSEKLPSVTVYEPTETRLTNGSVDDLEYTLLDEEYDWRQTTDYTTQREYRDDGYVVDSTDRKGIEYEIEQYEKTQSAKHRTETKRFDRYSSRELLLDTNSDWTAAGSETTTDVWHTTETEWRDSRGGEGTFTGDTRTVQVEPAQYRTERQFEYDRSVRKTGTRTVMKTRTRTTTEQRRRPVTRCTQFGCFETTETYIVTEHETVRVPVTETYSYTTTVTETYWSTQPLGSDHHPTGDIQRVKTSPAEYEKQYQYEYRERHEETTTTYLAEKRELVRPAQYDWVHYETTTSGPRADQIARHDDFRVGSTSNIRRWFMKKKISESKETSSTYDDADDVIRTRATVSGEVEQTLTNPKTGEMTTQTRGEFDDEFIGSGLYTRSEILEDVGSSDGDTECGNCGGVR, from the coding sequence ATGGATACACGTCGAATTTTCGTCGTACTGCTCGTCGTTGTGGCAGCGACCCCGAGTAACGCGGTCGGAACATCTGCTGAACCGCCTCTCGCCGAGGCGGGACTCGACCAGACCGTCGAACGTGGGACGACTGTTCTCCTCGACGGAACCGGGTCGCGTGACCCGGATGGAGAGATTGCCTCGTATCGGTGGTCGATTCGCGGTCCCGACGGTCGGGCGGTCGTTCCGGAGAACGCTTCCGCACCGCGGACGAGTTTCGTTCCCGACATGGTCGGGACGTTCGACGTCACCCTGACCGTCGCCGACGACGACGGTGAGACGAGCACCGATACGCTGTACGTGACTGTCGAACCCGGCGACTCGCCGTCTGTACGCCTTACCGGTCCCGAAGACGGGGTCGTCGGTCATGACCGACGCTTCACCGCTGAGGTAACTCCTGGCGCGGCTCCGCTAGACACGGTTGTCTGGCGCGTCGACGGGACGGTCGTCTCACGGCGCTCGCTTTCGCCCGACGCGGGCAGCGTGTCCTTCGAGATGCCTTTCGAGGCGACTGGAACGCATGACGTCTCCGCGACCGTTTGCGATTCGGACAATCGCTCGGATACAGACTCGCACTCGATTTCGATCTCCGCTCGGACGCCGCCGAGTTCTGGCGGGTCGGATCGCGCTCCTGACGCGGATTCGAATGCGGCGGTCGTGAGTGGGGACCGCGTGGTCACCGAAACGCGACCGCTGGAAGGTGCGTACCGCGTCGACGGTGTCCCCGCGACAGATATCAGCGACGTGGAGTGGTACAGCGAGCAGGGTTCGGTAGGTGACGGAACTCAACTTCGGCGCGAATGGTCCCCTGGGACGCATTCACTCTATGCGGTCGTCCGCTACGACGATGGTTCCCGCGAAGTCGCTCGGTTCGAGGGTGATGAAACGTCTGTTGTCGCCGATCCGCGGCCGAACGCCTCAGTTGCGGATGTCAGTCTCCAGAACGGACCCGTCTCCGGAACGGCCGTCGGTGACGATGACTTCGGAAATCTTCGCGCGCTGTCGGTCAGTCTCGACGGTACGGAAGTCGCGTCGTGGACGGGTCCGGGTGACGGTGTCGAAGAGAAGAGACTCTCGTTCGACGCGAGTGCGACTCCGCAAGAAGAACACGTTCTGGAAGTTACCGCAGTTGATGCGAGAGGACAGGAACGAACGTTCACTCGAACGGTCGTTCCGAAAGGGACGCCGGAGATTGTCAGTTCTCGATTCCTCAACACGCCTGTCGACTCGTACCACGAACGTATCGACTCCGAACGGTACGTCGCGTATCACGAGATGCGGATCGATTTGAATGGGGTAGATCCAGAGGATGTTTCGTGGGATTTGGGCCCCAAAAAGGATCGCATCGTTTCGGTTGCAGATGCCACTACTCAGCAGTCCAATGATGAGTTAGTAATCCGGTCCAAATTGTATGGTTCGATTCCCGGAATATATGAGGTAGAATCACGGGTTTGGTCAAAAACTGGTGGAAAAACGGATACTATAGAATCCTCTACTGACTTCCTCGAAGTAAATCAAAATCCACCTGAACTCCGAGTCAATATTAGTTACCACAATGAAAAAAGAGTCCAAGGTGATCGGCCTGTCATAATCGACGCTAGTGACTCCTTTGACCCGGACGGTACGGCAATTCAATACAGATGGAGGGACGATATGGAACCCGGTCCAGCAGAGATCAGCATTGGTGATGCTACAAACCTCGACAGTATGAGAATCACAATTTTGGATGGTTACGGGAACTCTGTGTCGAAAACAGAGGGTTTGGAAAATTACTATACACCGCAAATATCTGAGGTCTCCGTTGCCGATGAGAAGGATGTCTACCTACCTGAAGAGACCGTTGAACTACGGGTAATTTCGCAAGAATATACCCGTATCGGAAATCCAAACCGCATCGATATCCGGGCGGAGATTCTCGGACACGGGGATGCGGTAATCACGAATTGGTTTCGTGAAGTTAGAACGGTTACTGACAACCACGATGGCGAACAAAGGTGGACCGGTACTATCGAAGTACCTGCTTCAGCGCTCCAAGACGGAGCAAACAACCCATCCATCCAAATCTACAACGCTGAAAACCCGGAAACAACGATACGGTCGGAGAAATTACCCTCTGTAACGGTGTACGAGCCGACAGAGACGCGACTCACGAATGGCTCCGTCGACGATCTCGAGTACACCCTACTCGATGAAGAATACGATTGGAGACAAACTACCGACTACACAACTCAACGGGAGTACCGCGACGACGGATACGTCGTCGATAGTACCGACCGGAAAGGGATCGAGTACGAGATCGAACAGTACGAGAAAACTCAGTCAGCGAAACACAGGACGGAGACGAAACGCTTCGACAGATACAGCTCTCGCGAACTGCTCCTCGATACCAACTCCGACTGGACTGCAGCGGGGAGCGAAACTACGACCGATGTGTGGCATACAACTGAGACTGAATGGCGAGACAGCAGAGGCGGTGAGGGAACTTTCACCGGAGACACGCGAACTGTCCAAGTCGAGCCAGCTCAGTATCGGACGGAGAGACAGTTCGAGTACGACCGGAGTGTAAGAAAAACTGGAACACGGACGGTAATGAAGACGAGGACGCGTACGACTACCGAACAGCGTCGTCGCCCCGTAACTCGCTGTACCCAGTTCGGTTGCTTCGAGACAACCGAGACCTACATCGTCACCGAACACGAGACAGTCAGGGTTCCCGTCACAGAGACGTATTCGTATACGACGACTGTGACGGAGACGTACTGGTCGACGCAACCACTCGGTAGCGACCATCACCCGACAGGAGACATTCAACGGGTCAAGACATCTCCCGCAGAGTACGAGAAGCAGTATCAGTACGAATACCGAGAACGCCACGAGGAGACGACGACCACGTACCTGGCCGAGAAACGGGAACTGGTGCGTCCAGCACAGTACGACTGGGTCCACTACGAGACGACGACCAGCGGCCCACGCGCAGATCAGATCGCGCGACACGACGATTTCCGAGTGGGTTCGACGTCGAATATTCGTCGTTGGTTCATGAAAAAGAAAATTAGTGAGTCGAAAGAAACTTCAAGTACTTACGACGATGCGGACGATGTGATCCGAACGCGGGCAACGGTCTCCGGAGAGGTCGAACAGACACTCACAAATCCGAAGACCGGCGAGATGACTACTCAGACCAGGGGCGAGTTCGACGATGAATTCATCGGCTCTGGGTTGTACACGCGATCTGAGATTTTGGAAGACGTTGGTTCATCCGACGGCGATACGGAATGTGGTAATTGTGGAGGAGTAAGATGA
- the trxA gene encoding thioredoxin, with translation MSTPTSSEKPVYVEGESHLESILAENDVVIVDYYADWCGPCKMLEPTLEELAAETEAIVAKLDIDEHQQLAQSAGVRSVPTLEFYANGEAAERVVGVQEKSALESLVSQLSS, from the coding sequence ATGAGCACGCCAACAAGTAGCGAGAAGCCAGTATACGTCGAGGGCGAATCCCATCTCGAATCCATCCTCGCAGAGAACGACGTCGTCATCGTCGACTACTACGCCGACTGGTGTGGTCCGTGTAAGATGCTCGAACCGACGCTCGAAGAACTGGCCGCCGAGACCGAGGCCATCGTCGCGAAACTCGACATCGACGAACACCAGCAACTCGCTCAGTCCGCAGGAGTGCGGAGCGTCCCGACGCTGGAGTTCTACGCGAACGGCGAGGCGGCCGAACGCGTCGTCGGCGTTCAGGAGAAGTCGGCGCTCGAGTCGCTAGTTTCACAGCTCTCTTCCTAA
- a CDS encoding inositol monophosphatase family protein encodes MDDLEARERLVVDVAHDGGELALDSFRRELSVETKAGPMDAVTQVDRDVQRRIVDRIAERFPEDGIVGEEDGAAKRVPETGIAWIIDPIDGTNNYVAGDRRWATSVALVEDGEPRAAANYLPATNDSYVATPDGVLRNDDSMSVSDTTDLKTFTVDPVFGLSAPERRELARVSETIVTEFGDLRRVGSGQTTLSMVASSELDAAVSTVELSPWDTIAGVHLVRRGGGTVTDLTGERWRHDSEGLLASNGTAHDELVEAFGTYGGTERT; translated from the coding sequence ATGGACGACCTCGAAGCGCGCGAACGGCTAGTCGTCGACGTCGCGCACGACGGCGGCGAACTCGCACTCGACTCGTTTCGCCGGGAGCTATCGGTCGAGACGAAAGCAGGACCGATGGACGCCGTCACGCAAGTCGACCGAGACGTACAGCGACGTATCGTCGATCGAATCGCCGAGCGGTTTCCCGAAGACGGCATCGTCGGCGAGGAGGACGGCGCGGCGAAACGCGTTCCCGAAACCGGAATCGCGTGGATCATCGACCCCATCGACGGGACGAACAACTACGTCGCCGGCGACAGACGGTGGGCGACGAGCGTCGCACTCGTCGAGGACGGCGAGCCACGGGCCGCGGCGAACTATCTCCCGGCGACGAACGATAGTTACGTCGCGACTCCGGACGGAGTGTTGCGGAACGACGACTCGATGAGCGTGAGCGACACTACGGACCTGAAAACGTTTACTGTCGACCCCGTATTCGGTCTGAGCGCCCCCGAGCGTCGCGAACTCGCTCGGGTCTCGGAGACCATCGTCACGGAGTTCGGCGACTTGCGTCGCGTTGGAAGCGGCCAGACGACGCTGTCGATGGTCGCCAGCAGCGAGTTGGACGCGGCGGTGTCGACGGTCGAACTCTCTCCTTGGGACACGATTGCGGGTGTGCATCTCGTCCGACGAGGAGGTGGGACGGTAACAGATTTGACCGGCGAGCGGTGGCGACACGACTCCGAGGGACTACTGGCCTCCAACGGAACTGCGCACGACGAACTCGTTGAGGCGTTCGGAACGTACGGGGGGACCGAGCGGACGTAG
- a CDS encoding DUF7510 family protein, whose protein sequence is MDEFAFETQIDEDGETTIDVVGDRAIAVVVRSESAERIYLPPEGFDRSRRDDSPYQSRDSPYQSSADSDSPYQSSDDSPYQRSSAPKKKGVSMTADGIRILHPDPVTHVELYRGDD, encoded by the coding sequence ATGGACGAGTTCGCGTTCGAGACACAGATCGACGAGGACGGCGAGACGACCATCGACGTGGTCGGCGACCGAGCTATCGCCGTCGTCGTCCGTTCGGAGTCGGCAGAACGAATCTACCTGCCGCCGGAGGGGTTCGACCGATCGCGACGGGACGACAGTCCGTATCAGTCGCGCGACAGTCCGTACCAGTCGAGTGCCGACAGCGACAGTCCGTACCAGAGTTCCGATGACAGTCCATACCAGCGCAGCAGTGCACCGAAAAAGAAGGGCGTCTCGATGACCGCAGACGGGATACGGATTCTGCATCCCGACCCCGTCACGCACGTCGAACTCTACCGCGGCGACGACTGA
- a CDS encoding metallophosphoesterase, which produces MARPAVEPVPGEPAATADLGDERALVVADYHAGIEAGLRYERGVELASNADARRERLLSLLDRTESERVVILGDIGHRIGDPKGEEREELEALFDALDTRGVPLTLVTGNHDGGVADAFAERIDATPGDGVRMGDVGFLHGHTWPNREVLGAETICMGHEHVTVKLQDTVGGSRVEPAWLRGPLRREAFAERLGVEGGRSEEFDELDWADPELVVFPVFNERSGGTWVNVEGQAFLSPFLPEGLESGELYLLDGTRLGDYRSV; this is translated from the coding sequence ATGGCGCGACCCGCGGTCGAACCCGTGCCGGGCGAACCGGCGGCGACTGCCGACCTCGGCGACGAACGGGCGCTCGTCGTCGCCGATTACCACGCCGGTATCGAGGCCGGACTCCGCTACGAGCGCGGCGTCGAACTCGCGAGCAACGCCGACGCCCGCCGCGAGCGACTGCTCTCGCTTCTCGACCGCACCGAGTCGGAGAGGGTGGTCATCCTCGGCGACATCGGCCACCGCATCGGCGACCCGAAAGGTGAAGAGCGCGAGGAACTGGAGGCGCTGTTCGACGCCCTCGACACTCGCGGCGTGCCGCTGACGCTCGTCACCGGCAACCACGACGGTGGCGTCGCCGACGCCTTCGCCGAGCGAATCGACGCGACGCCCGGTGACGGCGTGCGGATGGGAGATGTCGGCTTTCTCCACGGTCACACGTGGCCGAATCGGGAGGTGCTCGGTGCCGAGACGATTTGCATGGGCCACGAACACGTCACCGTGAAACTGCAGGATACCGTGGGTGGGAGTCGCGTCGAACCCGCGTGGCTCCGCGGTCCGCTTCGCCGCGAAGCGTTCGCCGAACGCCTCGGCGTCGAAGGTGGCCGCTCCGAGGAGTTCGACGAACTCGACTGGGCCGACCCGGAACTCGTCGTCTTCCCGGTGTTCAACGAGCGCTCCGGCGGGACGTGGGTGAACGTCGAGGGACAGGCGTTCCTCTCGCCGTTTCTGCCGGAGGGGTTGGAGTCCGGTGAACTGTACCTGCTGGACGGGACCCGACTGGGCGACTATCGGTCGGTGTGA
- a CDS encoding NifU family protein, protein MSTIDAEKSLEDRIELFMMRNFPQIQMHGGSAAIEAIDQESGEVWIALGGACSGCGISPMTVQALKSRMISEFDEITAVHASTDRSGFGSAPDDDFSDVPF, encoded by the coding sequence ATGAGCACGATAGACGCCGAAAAGAGCCTCGAAGACCGCATCGAACTGTTCATGATGCGCAACTTCCCGCAGATTCAAATGCACGGGGGCAGCGCCGCCATCGAAGCCATCGACCAGGAGAGTGGCGAAGTGTGGATCGCCCTCGGCGGCGCCTGCTCGGGGTGCGGTATCTCGCCGATGACGGTTCAGGCGCTAAAGAGTCGAATGATCTCCGAGTTTGACGAGATAACAGCCGTTCACGCCTCTACGGATAGGAGCGGATTCGGATCGGCCCCCGACGACGACTTCTCCGACGTACCGTTCTAG
- a CDS encoding 2,5-diamino-6-(ribosylamino)-4(3H)-pyrimidinone 5'-phosphate reductase has protein sequence MHVVVNAATSADGKLSSRRREQVVISGEDDFERVDHLRAESDAVMVGVGTVLADDPHLTLDADRRRIERRENGRPETPARVVADSSARTPLDARVLDDEAVTYLLVSESASTDRLDELRARGATIVVAGESRVDLSAAFESLEAEGVDRLMVEGGGELIFSLFEAALVDELSIYVGSKIIGGRDAPTLADGEGFVEEYPALSLDSVERVDDGVLLRYSVS, from the coding sequence ATGCACGTGGTGGTCAACGCAGCGACGAGCGCCGACGGTAAACTCTCCTCACGGCGGCGCGAGCAGGTCGTCATCAGCGGTGAGGACGACTTCGAGCGCGTCGACCACCTCCGCGCCGAGAGCGACGCCGTGATGGTCGGCGTCGGAACGGTGCTCGCCGACGACCCCCATCTCACACTTGACGCCGACCGCCGACGGATCGAGCGACGCGAGAACGGCCGCCCGGAGACCCCCGCCCGCGTCGTCGCCGACTCCAGCGCACGCACACCGCTCGACGCCCGGGTTCTCGACGACGAAGCGGTCACGTACCTACTCGTCTCCGAATCGGCGTCGACGGACCGTCTCGACGAGTTGCGTGCTCGCGGTGCGACTATCGTCGTCGCGGGCGAGAGCCGAGTCGACCTCTCGGCGGCGTTCGAGTCGCTCGAAGCCGAAGGTGTTGACCGACTCATGGTCGAAGGCGGCGGCGAACTCATCTTCTCGCTGTTCGAGGCGGCGCTCGTCGACGAACTCTCCATCTACGTCGGGTCGAAGATCATCGGCGGCCGCGACGCGCCGACGCTCGCGGACGGCGAGGGGTTCGTCGAGGAGTACCCCGCGCTCTCGCTCGACTCCGTCGAACGCGTCGACGACGGCGTGTTGCTTCGGTATTCGGTGTCGTGA